A window from Pseudomonadota bacterium encodes these proteins:
- a CDS encoding diacylglycerol kinase → MAAMTSEDVTQKIPGRKKGISRIVSAFGYSMAGLRFAATRETAFRQELLLFVLLLPLLALLPLSLPFKAILLAANALVLITELINSALEAVVNLASPGYHELAGRAKDLASAAVLLSLLNALSLWIMALISLFP, encoded by the coding sequence ATGGCAGCCATGACCAGCGAAGATGTGACGCAGAAGATTCCCGGGCGGAAAAAAGGGATTTCCAGAATTGTTTCCGCCTTCGGATACTCCATGGCCGGGCTGCGCTTTGCCGCAACCCGCGAGACCGCTTTCAGGCAAGAGCTGCTTCTCTTTGTCCTGCTACTGCCGCTCCTGGCCCTGCTCCCTTTAAGCCTCCCCTTCAAGGCAATTCTCCTCGCAGCAAACGCCCTGGTCCTGATCACCGAGTTGATCAACTCGGCCCTTGAGGCGGTGGTCAATCTGGCTTCCCCCGGTTATCACGAGCTTGCCGGCCGCGCCAAGGACCTGGCCAGCGCGGCCGTGCTGCTCAGCCTTTTAAACGCCCTCTCTCTCTGGATCATGGCCCTTATCTCTCTTTTTCCTTAG
- a CDS encoding trypsin-like peptidase domain-containing protein has product MNKLKKRNVGFRVLIVLLILFPGLILPANAESAKRDVRESMVKIFVVQNRPDYTNPWNMFGSSSSSGSGCVISGNRILTNAHVISDQTYIQVRLFGHSKKYEAEVVAVSHEVDLALLTVRDSSFFKGVVPLEIGGLPQTQQDVVVYGFPQGGDTLSTTKGVVSRIEHQVYSHSLMGFLAVQIDAAINLGSSGGPVLIDDKVVGVAMQYIGTAENIGYMVPAPVIDHFLDDLKDGRYDGFPEDGIYCQSMENEGIRARYKMSRDQSGCLVYRVVPGSPAEGRISKGDVIMSIDGHRVASDGTVEFRPKERTNLNYYTQDHQVGDEMVVGVLRDGKKLEVRLKLDMPSGSNQLVPPEQFDVRPTYYIFGGLIFSPLTVNYLKTWGATWYNSAPKNLIARYYFDQLEQKGEEVVNLVRVLPAEVNRGYHESGDFRIIKVNDRKINNLKDLIRILEEDKNEPFVTFSDRWGSAIVLDRKKAEAEHEKILKRYKIPADRSDDLLKKKDATSERMSETAYKSEE; this is encoded by the coding sequence ATGAACAAGCTGAAGAAAAGAAACGTCGGGTTCAGAGTCCTGATCGTCTTGCTCATCCTTTTTCCCGGTCTCATTCTACCTGCAAATGCGGAATCTGCCAAAAGAGATGTCCGGGAATCGATGGTCAAGATCTTCGTGGTCCAGAACCGGCCCGATTATACCAACCCGTGGAACATGTTCGGCTCGTCTTCTTCCAGCGGCTCCGGCTGCGTGATTTCCGGCAACAGGATTCTCACCAACGCCCACGTGATCAGCGATCAGACCTATATCCAGGTCAGGCTCTTCGGTCATTCGAAGAAGTATGAGGCGGAAGTGGTGGCGGTGTCCCATGAGGTTGACCTGGCCCTCCTGACCGTGAGGGACAGTAGTTTCTTCAAGGGGGTGGTTCCTCTTGAGATCGGCGGGTTACCCCAGACCCAGCAGGATGTTGTGGTCTACGGCTTTCCCCAGGGGGGTGACACCCTCTCCACCACCAAGGGCGTGGTCTCAAGGATCGAGCATCAGGTATACAGCCACAGCCTGATGGGGTTCCTTGCCGTCCAGATCGATGCCGCGATCAATCTCGGCAGCAGCGGCGGGCCGGTCCTGATCGACGACAAGGTGGTCGGCGTTGCCATGCAGTATATCGGTACCGCTGAAAATATCGGCTACATGGTGCCGGCACCGGTGATTGATCATTTTCTCGATGATCTGAAAGACGGCAGGTATGACGGTTTTCCGGAGGACGGAATTTACTGCCAGTCCATGGAGAATGAAGGAATCAGGGCCAGGTATAAAATGAGCCGGGATCAATCGGGCTGCCTGGTCTACCGGGTCGTTCCCGGTTCGCCCGCTGAAGGCAGGATCAGCAAAGGGGACGTGATCATGAGTATCGATGGTCACCGGGTTGCCAGCGACGGCACCGTGGAATTCCGCCCGAAGGAGCGGACCAACCTGAACTACTACACCCAGGATCATCAGGTCGGAGATGAGATGGTCGTCGGGGTTCTTCGAGACGGCAAGAAGTTGGAAGTCCGACTGAAACTTGATATGCCTTCAGGCTCGAACCAGCTGGTTCCGCCGGAACAGTTCGACGTCCGGCCCACCTACTATATTTTCGGCGGCCTGATCTTTTCGCCACTCACCGTCAATTACCTGAAGACCTGGGGCGCTACCTGGTACAACAGCGCGCCCAAGAACCTGATCGCCAGGTACTATTTCGACCAGCTGGAGCAGAAGGGGGAAGAGGTGGTTAATCTGGTCCGGGTCCTTCCGGCGGAAGTGAACCGGGGATATCACGAGTCCGGCGATTTCCGGATCATCAAGGTCAATGACCGGAAGATCAACAACCTGAAAGACCTGATCAGAATCCTGGAAGAGGACAAAAATGAGCCGTTCGTCACTTTTTCCGACCGGTGGGGCTCGGCCATCGTCCTCGACCGGAAAAAAGCCGAAGCCGAACACGAGAAAATCCTCAAAAGATACAAAATCCCGGCCGATCGTTCAGATGATCTGCTGAAGAAGAAGGACGCGACATCTGAGAGAATGTCAGAAACTGCATACAAGAGTGAAGAATGA
- a CDS encoding DUF3786 domain-containing protein yields MSELKNPLDVYKLLPKNNCGQCYLPTCLAFSAAVVSGGKKLADCPHLDPAVIAKFSGGGRATTLYDVQLAEKLDILKESVSRLDFAKTAAKIGAELVGDKIVVKSLGKNFTIDTLGNITSECHTHPGLAIPLLSYLSESSGKDVTGHWVPFRELKNGSAMNALFVKRGEQRLRKLADDHPDLFADLLSIFSGHIPENDFAADMSLALYPLPKVPVMICYWQPEDDLESRLNIFFDRSAEDHLRIESIFALGVGMVMMFEKIALKHAAVK; encoded by the coding sequence ATGTCTGAACTCAAAAACCCGCTCGATGTCTACAAACTCCTGCCCAAAAACAATTGCGGCCAGTGCTACCTGCCGACCTGCCTCGCTTTTTCCGCAGCGGTGGTCAGCGGCGGAAAAAAGCTTGCTGATTGCCCGCACCTTGACCCTGCCGTCATTGCAAAGTTCAGCGGCGGCGGACGCGCTACGACCCTCTACGATGTCCAGCTCGCCGAAAAACTGGATATTTTGAAAGAAAGCGTCTCCCGACTTGATTTCGCCAAAACCGCCGCAAAGATCGGCGCCGAACTCGTCGGCGATAAAATCGTGGTCAAATCCCTCGGCAAAAATTTCACCATCGACACGCTCGGCAATATCACATCCGAATGCCACACCCACCCAGGCCTTGCCATCCCGCTGCTCAGTTACCTCAGCGAAAGCTCCGGGAAGGACGTGACCGGCCACTGGGTCCCTTTCCGGGAGCTGAAAAACGGCAGTGCGATGAACGCGCTCTTTGTGAAAAGAGGCGAACAGCGGTTACGAAAACTTGCCGATGACCACCCCGACCTCTTTGCCGACCTGCTGAGTATTTTCAGCGGCCATATCCCGGAAAACGATTTTGCGGCCGACATGTCTCTCGCCCTCTATCCCCTGCCGAAGGTCCCGGTGATGATCTGCTACTGGCAGCCGGAAGACGATCTGGAAAGCAGATTGAACATCTTTTTTGACCGCTCCGCCGAAGACCATTTGCGGATCGAATCCATTTTCGCCCTGGGAGTGGGGATGGTGATGATGTTTGAAAAAATCGCCTTGAAACATGCTGCCGTTAAGTGA
- a CDS encoding MBL fold metallo-hydrolase — translation MLIKQIVVGSFRVNCYLVACPKTKNCVIIDPGGDADLILQSVREDGLHPLFILNTHGHADHVVANRQLSAAFSIPVCMHEDDDIFFADPAVRLVSEKELGLVPPGPADIRLKDGEVLEVGSLRIRVIHTPGHTPGSVCYLVAGNLFTGDTLFVGDVGRTDLSGGSFDKLLASIKDKILPLPDTTKVLPGHDYGEAPTSTLAWEKEENPYITDFILAAE, via the coding sequence ATTTTAATCAAACAGATCGTGGTCGGCTCTTTCCGGGTGAACTGCTATCTCGTCGCCTGCCCGAAAACAAAAAATTGTGTGATCATCGATCCGGGCGGCGACGCTGATCTGATCCTGCAGTCCGTCAGGGAGGACGGACTGCACCCCCTGTTCATTTTAAACACCCACGGCCACGCCGACCATGTGGTGGCGAACCGGCAATTAAGTGCGGCGTTCTCCATCCCGGTCTGCATGCATGAAGACGACGACATCTTCTTCGCCGATCCTGCGGTTCGCCTGGTTTCCGAGAAAGAACTCGGCCTGGTGCCTCCCGGCCCGGCCGATATCCGCCTGAAAGACGGGGAAGTCCTTGAAGTGGGATCCCTGCGGATCAGGGTCATCCATACCCCAGGACACACTCCGGGGTCGGTCTGTTATCTTGTCGCTGGAAATCTGTTCACCGGCGACACGCTCTTTGTCGGCGATGTCGGCCGCACCGATCTCAGCGGCGGCTCGTTTGACAAGCTGCTGGCCTCGATCAAGGACAAAATCCTGCCCCTTCCGGATACCACTAAGGTCTTGCCGGGCCACGATTACGGGGAGGCCCCCACCTCCACCCTCGCCTGGGAAAAGGAAGAAAACCCCTACATCACCGACTTTATTCTGGCCGCAGAATGA
- a CDS encoding SagB/ThcOx family dehydrogenase codes for MPELKKSISIRFLEETRHDRSEMNPADRPNIDRCGTFKTYPESEKIILPRISSTTCKNLWQSLQDRRSRRKFSDQALARKDLSLLLWAAQGITGQAGKYFFRTAPSGGALYPIETYLAINRVEGIAAGIYHFEPQEFLLEKLTSSPPGPDLAAAALGQNFAATAAVTFIWSAVFRRTMSKYGHRGMRYILLDAGHICQNLLLAAEALELSACPMAAFFDREMNDLLHLDPDEESVIYMAAAGRGAAL; via the coding sequence ATGCCTGAACTGAAAAAGTCGATCTCCATCCGTTTCCTGGAAGAGACCCGCCATGACCGGAGCGAAATGAACCCCGCGGACCGCCCGAACATCGACCGGTGCGGGACCTTCAAAACCTACCCCGAGTCGGAAAAAATCATCCTGCCGAGAATCAGCAGCACAACCTGCAAGAACCTCTGGCAGTCTCTCCAGGACAGGAGATCACGGAGAAAATTCAGCGACCAGGCCCTTGCGCGGAAGGACCTCTCGCTGCTGCTCTGGGCTGCCCAGGGGATCACCGGCCAGGCCGGGAAATACTTTTTTCGGACCGCCCCCTCGGGAGGGGCGCTCTACCCGATTGAAACCTACCTGGCAATCAACCGGGTGGAAGGTATTGCTGCGGGGATCTATCATTTTGAGCCACAGGAGTTTCTACTGGAAAAACTCACCTCCTCGCCGCCGGGGCCGGACCTTGCCGCGGCCGCCCTTGGCCAGAATTTTGCCGCCACCGCGGCGGTGACCTTTATCTGGTCGGCCGTTTTCCGCAGGACCATGAGCAAATACGGCCATCGCGGCATGCGCTACATCCTCCTTGACGCCGGCCATATCTGCCAGAATCTGCTGCTTGCCGCTGAAGCACTGGAGCTTTCGGCGTGCCCGATGGCGGCCTTTTTCGACCGGGAGATGAACGACCTTCTCCATCTCGACCCCGATGAGGAGTCGGTGATCTACATGGCCGCCGCCGGCCGGGGGGCAGCTCTCTGA
- a CDS encoding twin-arginine translocation signal domain-containing protein → MKDRRDFLKATAAVTAGIVTSRVVPALAYGGSSFPAGVVYTKDNPGKWAGKVGSHAPVVTINGRKVTIETKHPMSEAHFIVRHTLVSSTGEVLGDATFTGTDKKALSEYEVPAGHSDLYATSFCNQHDFWVTEFVI, encoded by the coding sequence ATGAAAGATCGCAGAGATTTTCTAAAGGCAACCGCGGCAGTAACCGCAGGCATCGTCACCAGCAGGGTGGTCCCGGCGCTCGCTTATGGCGGCAGCTCTTTTCCGGCCGGGGTCGTTTATACCAAGGACAACCCCGGAAAATGGGCGGGAAAAGTGGGCAGCCACGCCCCGGTGGTCACCATAAACGGCCGCAAGGTGACCATTGAGACCAAGCATCCGATGTCCGAAGCCCATTTCATTGTCCGCCACACCCTGGTCTCCAGCACCGGTGAGGTTCTCGGTGACGCCACTTTCACCGGTACCGACAAAAAGGCTCTCTCGGAATATGAGGTCCCTGCTGGGCATTCCGATCTTTACGCCACCAGCTTCTGCAACCAGCATGATTTCTGGGTCACCGAATTCGTCATCTGA